From Enterococcus mundtii:
AAATATCGAAGTAAAAATATTTTCCTTCTTCGGTCAGTAATTTCAGGCTTATAAGGGTGATTGATTGAGAGATACCCTTTTATAAATAGTCTGTGTAAATACTCAAACTCTTTATACATTGGATCATTAATTACTTCTGGTGAAACATTTTCTCTGTGTATCATCGAATATGTTTCTTGAATCCTCGGAGTAGCTGGAATCCCAACTTTTTCTCGTAAATTTTTATACTCTGATAGAAATATACTGAATTTTTCTTTGGTGGTTTCCCATTCTATATCCACATCCCTGGGCAATTGATATTTGGCCACATCAAAAAGTTCCATTCGTCCCTCCATAATACAAAAAGCATTACCTCTCAAAAATGAGTAGGCAATGCTTTTATGTCATCATTATTTTTATTATCAGTTGTACCATGATTTTTTCTTCACAGCTCTGGCTCATTGTCTTTTTCCGTTGATCGAAGTTCAGATTTCACTCGAAAAGTAGAAAGATCTTGGGCCACATTGCGCTCTTCAATCGGTTGACAGTAAAGTTTTTTCGTGTCTATTTATCAAGATCAACCGAATCGTATACTGCCTTTTCTGTCAAAATACCCAAGGCGGCATCGTAAGTTTTTAATTGTTTCTCAAGCAACTTTACTTGTTTTTCCAGTTCTTTTTTCTCTCCATGTAAGGATTTTACTTTTTCTATTTGTTCAAGATTGGAGGGATCATACTTTAGTTTTTCATTCGCTCGAAATAACTTGTCGTCCAAAGTTGCTCTTGCTGCTTGCACAATTTCATAATTATCATAAAAGTCCTTCCCTAAAACATGTGGTAGTTGATCGCTGCTTACTTGACTAGTTGACAAAATATTTAAAGCTGTAACCATTTCTCGGACATTTTGAATAGCAGAATTTTTTCGTTTTGGAAACAGTCCGCTTTCTCCAGAAAGATAATTTGCTAAAGAGGCTCCCTTTACAAATTTATTTTTTTGTCCTTTTTCATCACTCCAAAAATAAAAAATATCTTTATAATTAAAATGCGCCTCGTAACGTCCGTCTTCCAATTTCTCTAACATGTAATCAGGAACTTTGACCACACCTGTTTCATACCGGCCATAGGCAATCTCCACATAGATCCCTGTCATCGTGTCTCTTTGTATTTGCCAGGGTTCAATGACAAAGGTTAGATCGGGGAAAGATTCTTTTTCTGCTTTTTGTTCGACATATTTTTTTGCAATATCCCTTGCATTGAAAACCGCTTCCGGTTTATTTTTACTTACCCGCTCGATAATATTTTCTTCATTGTAGATTCGTTGTTTTTTATTTATCGTATAATCACGAGCTGGACGTTGTTGTGGCAGATCCAATAATTTGTAGTTGATCACTTTCCCATATTCTTCTGAATTATGATTAGGATCAACATCAATATTTAGAAGCCTTGCCTTCACTAAAAAATCATCCCAGCTTGTACTATGGGTAAGCAAAAAATTTAACCGTTCTTTTAATTCAACTCGATACGCATTCTTTCTTCGATATTCTTGATACTTTTTATGTGAGTTTCTTTTAGGCGTATCGAGGATCATTGCGCCGTGATAGTCCGCTACCTTATCGGAGTAATTTCTTAAATGAGCCGCTGTTCCTCGTTGCCAGCGGAACTTCGTTAAATCGACACTTGAGGTTGTATTAAAAATAATATGGTTATGCAAATGTTCTTTATCTACATGGGTCGCAATGACAAATTCATAATTTTCACCTAAGAACTCGAGCGCAGTTTGTCTCCCAATTTCATGAACTTCTTCAGGTGTGAGATTGTCTTCAGGATCGAACGATTGAACAATATGTCTTGCAATTACTTCCTCAGTCTTTTTTTTATTCATTTTTCCACGGACTCTTTGAGCCAATGTTCTTGTTAAGTTCATTTCAAAAAAAGCATTGTTCACGGCGTTAACTTTATGACCACTCGTTAAAGTTTGGTTTTTTGTTTTTTCTGGATCTAGAATGTATCTTATCGCTTCTTTTAGATATCTTTCTTGCTTAATCGTGAGCGTTTTAGTCGTTGGCACTTCACTCCCTCCTCGTTAGCTTCTGAATTTCTTGTAGCAAAATGTCTTGTGAACGTACATAGTTATTTTGCATTTTCGCGAACTCTGAAACGAGATATTGGATATCTTCTTTTTCTACCAGATCGGTCTGATTTAATTTATGGGCAATCTGGTTGATATTATTGCCAATCATATTCAACTCAGAAACATATTGCCCCGTTTCACCTAAAGCTTCCTTCAAATCTGTAAAATCTATATTGATTACCCATCCGTTAAGGGCCATTAGACGAATATAATTAGTCATTGTTCCTATTCTCGCTAAGTTCATATTTTTCTTAATTCGCTGCTTTTCTTCTTCAGTAACATATACTTTTACTATTTCATTACGGAACAAGTTTTTTTTATCCATTTGAATCTCTCCTACGATAATCACTTAATGCTTCGCAAGGCTATGCCTTGCCCACTCCCGAACCAAAATCTTCCGCCCCTCCTGGGCGGAGTTTCGACAGTGGCAAGCATAGCGAGGTGGTCCCACCTCACGAAAAACCAAAAAATAAGGGAATCACGAAAATCTAGGATTTACGAGTTTCCTCTTTTTTGGTTTTAAACTTGGGGCATGCCCCAAACCCCATTTTCTTTCATTACATCAATGACCTTTTCCGAATTCTTCGAGATCTGAAATGAGCTTTCTGAATGATTGTTCAGATTCGTTTTTTAGTATTTCCTCTAACAAAGCAAGGCTAGAAATGTGAAGAGCGATTGATTCTTTCTCCACTTTTTCTAAGTTTCGTCTTTCTGATTGTAGCTGACCAATCACTGCTTTCACTGGTGGCAGAATAAGTTCTTGAGATTCGTCTCGTTCAAATCGCTGACAAACTTTCCAAAGATAATACTGACACAAAGGTCGCTTTTTAATCAGTTTTATCATCTTCGCTACTTTCTGAATTACCTTTTAATTTTTCTAAAGTATCCGCTAAATTATACTCTTCCTCAGATCGTTCTTCTTTTTTATTCGCCTTGTCTGTTGCGACATTTTCCATTGCTCGACTTTGGAGCTCTCGCGCACGTCTGATTTCTTCTTCCAATGTTGGTCGAACCAGCTCTGTTTCCTTTTCATACATATGCGCAGCAATCTTTTGTAAAAAATTATCGCTTCGAACAATCAAGTCAGTAAATAATTGTTGCAATTTCACTTTTCCGTTATTCATCGATCGTAACTGAGTTAACAAACTCAAATTAAGAGGCAAAGGTTTAAAACAAAAAACAGTCATCACAATAGAGGCGATACTTTCATTTTCAAATCGAATAATCTCTTCTGACGATTGTTTCTCTTTTTCTAAAAGGCAAACAATCAAATCAGCAAGTGTTTGTTCTTCTCCCTGATTCGCTTTTATTCGAATGGTATGATCTTCAAGGACTGATTCTTCTCTTTCTTCAAAAACAATTGTACGATTCGCAATCTTTTCTAAGATAGCGAAAACTTCTTTCGGACTCGTTTCTATTTTTTTAGTTTCTTCTTTTCCTTGCGTTTCCGTTTTTTCAAAATATGGAACGATTGGGGCATGAGTGATTTGTGTAAGCAGCGTTTGTTTTTCTTTCAGGATCTCCCCAGTTTCACTATTCACTTTTTGTTGGTTTCCTCCAAATAGAAAGACAGGTTCCGCATTATTCTTCAACGTCCTATTTTCTCGAATCCAATCATGGACTTCTTTTGATTCAACTGCTTCTGCACGTTGATAAAGCAGCAACAACTGATTCATTAACGATAAGTTTTTTGTCTTAGGTATACTTTTAAAAAAGCGTTGATAGTTTTTTTCATCTAACCAGTCACTTAAGTGATCGATAACATAGGCACAGATACTATTTGAATCTCCTTCATCTAACAACTTTTGTAAATGAGCATCAATAATAAAATCTTCTTCCACTTGTTCAGCTAATTTATTTTCTAACAGTCCGAGCAACATATCCTGCGTTTCTTTTCGATAATACTTTTGATCATTTCGATAAAAGTATGCCAAAAACATCTGACGTGCTTTCTCAATTTCATTCCCTTCAGCTTTTCCTATGCTATCTTTTGTCTTCAACCATACTTGTTGGACAAAAGCTTGCAAGAGCTTTTCAAGATCATAAGCATCCAATTTTGTTTCAGGCAGTAATGCTTCTGCCTTTACGTATTCCTTCCAAAATGAAGCGGGTAGTTCTTCAAACAGGGCAAGGCACATCGAATAAAAATCAATGGTTATCGGAACGATTGGTAAATCTTGTTTGTCAATAATTTTTGCTTTTAGATTGAATAAATAAGAAACAGCGAATAACTCTTCTTCTGAAAGAGACGTTTGTGTAAAAAACGCCTCATCAATTATTTCATATGGTACGCCTAACGCCTCTGCCGCATATTGAAATAATAAAACAAATGCACTATTCCGTTTTTCTACTCCGTGTCCCGTTAGATAAGCGAAAATGTCATGAGCAT
This genomic window contains:
- a CDS encoding transcriptional regulator produces the protein MELFDVAKYQLPRDVDIEWETTKEKFSIFLSEYKNLREKVGIPATPRIQETYSMIHRENVSPEVINDPMYKEFEYLHRLFIKGYLSINHPYKPEITDRRRKIFLLRYFYGLSISLVSERVHYQKNIILIDSKKSLIQFTSAIQLLDQKRG
- a CDS encoding relaxase/mobilization nuclease domain-containing protein, giving the protein MPTTKTLTIKQERYLKEAIRYILDPEKTKNQTLTSGHKVNAVNNAFFEMNLTRTLAQRVRGKMNKKKTEEVIARHIVQSFDPEDNLTPEEVHEIGRQTALEFLGENYEFVIATHVDKEHLHNHIIFNTTSSVDLTKFRWQRGTAAHLRNYSDKVADYHGAMILDTPKRNSHKKYQEYRRKNAYRVELKERLNFLLTHSTSWDDFLVKARLLNIDVDPNHNSEEYGKVINYKLLDLPQQRPARDYTINKKQRIYNEENIIERVSKNKPEAVFNARDIAKKYVEQKAEKESFPDLTFVIEPWQIQRDTMTGIYVEIAYGRYETGVVKVPDYMLEKLEDGRYEAHFNYKDIFYFWSDEKGQKNKFVKGASLANYLSGESGLFPKRKNSAIQNVREMVTALNILSTSQVSSDQLPHVLGKDFYDNYEIVQAARATLDDKLFRANEKLKYDPSNLEQIEKVKSLHGEKKELEKQVKLLEKQLKTYDAALGILTEKAVYDSVDLDK
- a CDS encoding plasmid mobilization protein, producing the protein MDKKNLFRNEIVKVYVTEEEKQRIKKNMNLARIGTMTNYIRLMALNGWVINIDFTDLKEALGETGQYVSELNMIGNNINQIAHKLNQTDLVEKEDIQYLVSEFAKMQNNYVRSQDILLQEIQKLTRRE